A region from the Sulfurivermis fontis genome encodes:
- the draG gene encoding ADP-ribosyl-[dinitrogen reductase] hydrolase: MNEAVEERAVAAYLGLAIGDALGATVEFMTPREIRAEYGVHDTIRGGGWLKLKSGEVTDDTTMALALGQSILEQGRVEALAVARAFDGWMRAKPVDIGNTVRRGILRFRQTGEACTPPNEHDAGNGACMRTLPVALATVHSDRNAVRAAALAQAHVTHNHPLSDAATVCVIEMVQAFLVGRSRAEVMHEQVYPLIEQYPPFRFRGGKPRENPSGYVVDTLQTVFQCFFDTDSFADCVVETVNRGGDADTTGAIAGMLAGACFGLEAIPAPWVRALNPAVREACERQARALIRLGDRSVTKHGPP, from the coding sequence GAGGCGGTCGAAGAGCGCGCCGTTGCCGCCTATCTGGGCCTTGCCATCGGCGATGCCCTCGGCGCCACGGTGGAGTTCATGACGCCGCGGGAGATTCGTGCCGAATACGGCGTGCACGACACCATCCGCGGCGGTGGCTGGCTCAAGCTGAAAAGCGGCGAGGTGACCGACGATACCACCATGGCCCTGGCGCTGGGGCAGTCGATCCTGGAGCAGGGGCGTGTGGAGGCGCTTGCCGTGGCACGCGCGTTTGATGGCTGGATGCGCGCCAAGCCGGTGGATATCGGCAACACGGTGCGGCGCGGCATCCTGCGCTTCCGCCAGACGGGCGAGGCCTGCACGCCCCCCAATGAACACGATGCCGGCAATGGCGCCTGCATGCGCACCCTGCCGGTGGCCCTGGCCACAGTGCACAGTGATCGTAACGCGGTGCGCGCGGCCGCGCTGGCGCAGGCGCACGTCACCCACAACCATCCCTTGTCCGATGCCGCCACCGTGTGCGTCATCGAGATGGTGCAGGCCTTTCTTGTCGGACGCAGTCGCGCCGAGGTGATGCACGAGCAGGTGTATCCCCTGATCGAGCAATATCCCCCCTTCCGCTTTCGCGGCGGCAAGCCGCGCGAAAACCCCTCCGGCTACGTGGTCGATACCCTGCAGACCGTGTTCCAGTGTTTCTTCGATACCGACAGCTTCGCCGACTGCGTGGTGGAAACGGTGAACCGTGGCGGCGATGCGGATACCACCGGGGCCATCGCCGGCATGCTGGCCGGCGCCTGCTTCGGACTGGAAGCGATCCCGGCACCGTGGGTGCGGGCGCTCAATCCCGCGGTGCGTGAGGCGTGCGAACGGCAGGCGCGGGCGCTGATCCGCCTCGGTGACCGGAGCGTAACGAAGCACGGTCCTCCGTAG